Proteins from a single region of Desulfosalsimonas propionicica:
- a CDS encoding ATP-binding protein: MKTLRKIIEINEDLCDGCGQCVVACAEGAIAIIDGKAKVISENLCDGLGACMGECPTGALKIVEREAEEFDEEAVEKHLENLQQTGSETNETQPELACGCPSRQVQIFEDSGQGARSVQGDQSPDSALSHWPVQIRLVPANAKFLKGADLLVLADCVAVAYPDLHRDLLQGKAVMMGCPKFDDIDSYTEKFADVFKQAGIRSVTTVTMEVPCCSGLPQVVRKGMEAADTQVPHKQIVISTKGKILKETAA, encoded by the coding sequence ATGAAAACCCTGCGAAAAATCATAGAAATCAACGAGGATCTCTGCGACGGCTGCGGCCAGTGCGTTGTTGCCTGTGCCGAAGGCGCCATTGCGATCATCGACGGCAAGGCCAAGGTCATTTCCGAGAATCTGTGCGACGGCCTTGGGGCCTGCATGGGTGAATGCCCCACCGGCGCCCTGAAAATCGTGGAACGCGAAGCCGAGGAGTTTGACGAGGAAGCCGTGGAAAAACATCTGGAAAATCTTCAGCAAACCGGGTCTGAAACAAACGAAACCCAGCCGGAATTGGCCTGCGGATGCCCGTCCCGGCAAGTGCAGATTTTCGAGGATTCCGGTCAAGGTGCCCGAAGCGTTCAAGGAGATCAGAGCCCGGATTCCGCCCTTTCCCACTGGCCGGTGCAAATCCGCCTGGTGCCCGCCAATGCAAAATTTTTAAAAGGCGCTGACCTGCTGGTGCTCGCAGACTGCGTGGCCGTGGCCTACCCGGACCTGCACAGGGATCTGCTGCAGGGGAAAGCAGTAATGATGGGATGTCCCAAGTTCGACGATATTGACAGCTATACGGAAAAATTTGCAGACGTATTCAAACAGGCGGGCATCCGGTCGGTGACCACGGTGACCATGGAAGTGCCGTGCTGCAGCGGACTGCCCCAGGTGGTCAGAAAAGGCATGGAAGCCGCGGACACACAGGTGCCCCACAAGCAGATCGTGATCAGCACAAAGGGAAAAATCCTGAAAGAAACCGCAGCATAA
- a CDS encoding metal-dependent transcriptional regulator has translation MNEPQKPDTKDKPLTPVMEDYLEAIFDLAAEKKVVRVKDIAGRLDVKMPTVTSMLKTLSKRGLVHYEKYEYVELTANGLAVGKEMRRRHGILYQFLTDILQVEPQMADEEACRMEHALSTSTLESFTDFMAFIQQCPRAGENWLQHFEEYRLCGYQPEKCRARTGDFACELKSRVGSLKDTSSEK, from the coding sequence ATGAATGAGCCCCAAAAACCGGATACAAAGGATAAACCGTTGACACCGGTGATGGAAGATTATCTGGAAGCCATTTTCGATTTGGCCGCTGAGAAAAAAGTGGTCCGGGTCAAAGATATTGCCGGTCGGCTGGACGTAAAGATGCCCACTGTTACCAGTATGCTCAAAACGTTGAGCAAACGGGGCCTGGTTCATTATGAAAAGTATGAATATGTTGAATTGACCGCCAACGGCCTGGCCGTGGGAAAGGAAATGCGGCGACGGCATGGGATCTTATATCAGTTTTTAACCGATATTTTGCAGGTTGAGCCGCAGATGGCCGACGAGGAAGCCTGCAGGATGGAACATGCGCTCAGCACTTCGACACTTGAAAGTTTTACGGATTTTATGGCCTTTATTCAGCAGTGTCCCCGGGCAGGGGAAAACTGGCTTCAGCATTTTGAAGAATACCGGCTTTGCGGCTATCAGCCGGAAAAATGCCGGGCCAGAACCGGTGACTTTGCCTGTGAACTCAAAAGTCGGGTCGGTTCTTTAAAAGACACTTCATCGGAAAAATAA
- a CDS encoding HD domain-containing protein, with the protein MKCPGQDSRYWKPGAIFETECPECKKPVEFFKDDTMRKCGHCGHRFVNPNMDFGCAAYCKFADQCLGELPPELLAQRQELMKDRIAVEMKKYFRQDFKRIGHATRVARHAEAIAGREGGDMAVILAAAYLHDIGIPEAEKKHGSSAARYQEEEGPRVARQIMEDVGAADAMIDEVCDIIGHHHHPRENETLNFRVLYDADLIANLEDSAKSKEPDKAHMEKVISRQFLTQAGQKRAKEIFLN; encoded by the coding sequence ATGAAATGCCCAGGACAGGACAGCAGATATTGGAAACCGGGCGCCATTTTTGAAACCGAGTGCCCGGAATGCAAAAAGCCGGTGGAATTTTTCAAGGATGATACCATGCGCAAATGCGGTCACTGCGGTCACCGGTTTGTCAATCCGAACATGGACTTCGGGTGCGCGGCCTATTGCAAGTTCGCAGACCAGTGTCTCGGCGAGCTGCCCCCGGAACTGCTGGCCCAGCGCCAGGAGCTGATGAAGGACCGGATTGCCGTGGAAATGAAAAAATATTTCAGGCAGGACTTCAAGCGCATCGGACATGCCACCCGGGTGGCCCGGCATGCCGAAGCCATCGCCGGCCGGGAGGGCGGGGATATGGCGGTGATTCTGGCAGCCGCATACCTGCATGATATCGGCATTCCAGAGGCGGAAAAAAAGCATGGCAGCAGCGCTGCCCGCTATCAGGAGGAAGAAGGCCCTCGGGTTGCCAGACAGATCATGGAGGATGTGGGCGCGGCAGATGCCATGATCGACGAGGTCTGCGACATCATCGGCCACCACCACCATCCCCGGGAAAATGAGACATTGAACTTCAGGGTCCTCTATGATGCGGACCTGATCGCCAACCTGGAGGATTCGGCAAAAAGCAAAGAACCGGACAAAGCCCACATGGAAAAGGTTATCAGCCGGCAGTTTCTAACACAAGCCGGCCAAAAGCGGGCAAAAGAGATTTTTTTGAATTAA